DNA sequence from the Pseudoduganella plicata genome:
CGCCCAGGCGATCCACTTCTTCGGCTACTCGGCGCTGGCCGTGCCGCCTTACAAGATGCTGCAGGCGGCCGGCCTCTCGCCGCTGCGCTGCTTCCTGGTGCTGAACCTGGCGTTCCTGCTGCTGCTGGGCTGGAGCGCGTACGAAAGCCTGGGCGGTGCGGTGACTGCGCTGAGCGGCACGGTGTTGTTCCTGCTGTGCGGAGGGATCCTGTACTGGGACTGGAGCGGACCGGACTTCATTACCGCGGCCGCGCTGCTGGCGGCACTGCTGTGGTTCGCGTCCGGCCGGCTGCTGGCCGCCGGGCTGATGCTGGGGATCGCCGCGATGCAGAATCCCGGCCTGGCCTTGCTGATTCCCGGGATCCCCGTGCTGCTGTGGTGCCTGCGCGACGGCGGTGTGAACTGGCGCAAGACGGGCCCCCCGCTGCTGGGAGCGCTCGTGCTGGCGGCCGCGCTGGCGGTCCTGGCGCCGCTGTACAACCTGTATCAGTTTGGCGTGCCCAGCATCATCGCCAAGCTGTCGACGGCATCCGACCTCGCCAGTACGGCGCGGCTGTTCTCGCTGTACTTCGACATCAACCAGGGCATGATCGTGGCGCTGCCGGTATTGGGGCCGGTCCTGATCGGGGCCGCGTTCACCGGCAGCGCCGAGCCGCGCAGCCGCTATCGCGTCCTCCTGCTGGTGTGTATTGTCGGCAGCATCGTCCCTGTGCTGCCGGCCCTGGTCGTACACAACTGGAATGCCGGCGGCAACGGTGTAATGCGCTACGCCTTCTGGGCCGCCATGCCGCTGCTGTTCGCGTTCCTGTGGCGCCTTGGGCGCTACGGTGTGCCGCGCTGGCCGCTGCTGGCGACCGTTGGCGCGCTGCAGGCAGGCGCGATGGCCGCGGCCACGCGCACGAGCTATACCGACTTTACACCGCAGGCGCGCGCCGTGCTCGCCGCGGCACCGCAACTCTACAATCCGGAACCGGAGATTTTCCATGAACGTGTGACTCATCAGGAGAGCTACCCGGGCCCCGAGAAGGTGTTCCGCTACGCCCCGAACGGCACCACGATCAAGACGATGTACCACGACCACCATCCGGATATCGATGCCGAGCTGTGCCCGTCCGGCCAGCGCCTGGCCGATGGCATGTCGCGCACCAGCGCCGACCACGGCTGGCGCTACCTCAACGGCCCGATCCGATGTCAGCCCGACGCCGGCACACTGCGCCTGGGGCTGCCACAGTTCCAGGCCGGCCAGGGTATCCACCTGACGCAGGGATGGGGCACGCCGGAAGCGGGCGGCGGCACGTGGGACGGCGTCTGGAGCACCGGGAAGACGTCAACGCTGGCGATCGATGCGCCGGCAGCGCGCAAGGATGCCCAGCTGACGATCCTGGGTCACTACACGGAGGGCAACCGGCGCACGCGGGTGACCGTGAACGGCCGCGACCTGGGCTGGATGGCGCTCGACACGCCGCAACGGATATCGCTTACGGGGGCCGCCGATGGACGGATCGCGGTGACGCTGCAACATGAAGCGCCCGCCCAGCCCAATCCGGACGACAGGCGCACGCTGGCGTTCTTCCTGCAGCGCATCGAGGTGCGCTGAGCGCAGGGCCGGAAGACGGCCCCGCCCATGAAAAAAGCGGACCAAAGTCCGCTTTTTTCATGCAGAGGTCACCCTCATTCCTTCGGCAACCCACCCAGCAACGCCGCGATCTTCTGCTTCGGCTTGGCTTGCGGGGCCGGCACGTCGGCCGCGGCCAGCGTCGACGGCGCGCGCGACGGCTCGTACGGCTTCAGGAACCACGGATCGACCTTGTCGCGCCGCGGCAGTGGACGGCCGCCGCGATCGCCGCGATCCGGCCGGTCGCCGTTCGGACGGGCGCTGCCGCTGCGCTCGCTGCTGCCGCGTTCGCTGCTTCGTTCACCTTCCGCGCCACGCCTTGGCGGACGGCGCTCGCCGGAGCGCTCCTCGCTGCCGCGGGCGGAAGGAGTGAAGCCCTGCAGCTCGCCGCGCTTGATGGTCTGCTTGATCAGTTTTTCGATATCGGCCAGCAGGCGCTCGTCCTTGTCCGTATAGATCGAGATCGCGTCGCCGGAGGCGCCGGCACGGCCCGTGCGGCCGATGCGGTGGACGTAGTCTTCGGCGTTGTACGGCAGGTCGTAGTTGATGACGCACGGGAGGTCCGAGATGTCCAGCCCGCGCGCCGCCACGTCGGTGGCGACCAGCACGTCGATTTCGCCGCGCTTGAACGATTCCAGCGCCGCCATGCGTTCCTGCTGCGTCTTGTCGCCGTGGATGGCGGAGGCTTTCATGCCTTCCTGTTCCAGGCCACGCGCCAGGCGCGAGGCGCCGATTTTCGTGTTCGAGAACACGATGACCTGTTTCAGCTCGCGCGAGCGCAGGATATGGGCCACGGCCTCGCGCTTGTTCTCGTCGCTGACCTTGTAGACGACCTGCGTGACCTTGTCGGCCGTCGCATTGCTGCGCGCCACTTCGATCGTCACCGGGTTGTTCAGGAAGCTGTTGGCCAGCCGCTTGATCTCGGCCGAGAACGTGGCCGAGAACATCAGGTTCTGGCGCTGCTTCGGCAGCAGGTTGATGATGCGCTGCAGGTCGGGCAGGAAGCCCATGTCCAGCATGCGGTCGGCTTCGTCCATGACAAACATCTGCACCTGGCTCAGGGACACCGTTTTCTGTTCGATATGGTCCAGCAGGCGGCCCGGCGTGGCGATAATGATCTCGACGCCGTTGCGCAGAATCGCCGTTTGCGGCTTCATGTCGACGCCGCCGTAGACGACCGTCGACCGCAGCGGCGTGTGGCGCGAATAGGCGGCCACGTTTTCCGCCACCTGGACGGCCAGCTCGCGCGTCGGCGTCAGGATCAGCGCGCGCACGGGGTGGCGGGCCGGGCTCATGCTCGGACTGGCGTGGGCCAGCAGCAGCTGGATGATGGGCAGCGAGAAGCCGGCCGTCTTGCCGGTACCGGTCTGGGCGGCGCCCATGACGTCGCGGCCCTGCAACACGACGGGAATGGCCTGCGCCTGGATCGGCGTCGGATGCTCGTAGCCCTGGTCCGTCAGCGCGCGCAGGATGTCGGGCGACAGGCCAAAGTCGGAGAAACGCACCTGGGCGGGTGCCGCAGGCTGGACGCCAGAGGCGGAAGGGGTTTCGAAATCAGACATATTCTGTGCGGCGACCGAAAGATCGCCATGCTTTCTACATAATGAAACACGACTTGGGACACGACTTTGCGGCAGGCATTGCCGCCACGGCCGTCGATGTGCACACATGCAACAACCTCAGGCCAACCCCGGATAATACCCGTTTCAGGCCACCGACGCACAGTCCGTGTCGTTCAACAGGAATTTTATTGCATAAAAGGAATGTATAATCGTCGGATGCACCGTCCACCGTTCCCTGCTTTTCTGCCTGTCCGGCTGTTTGCGCTTCTGCTCGGCATCCTTATTGTCGTGCTGACGGCCACGGCGGCGCTGTCGCAGCCGGCCGCGCCGCCGACATTGCGCTTCAAGAAGCTGGGACCGCTGGGCAATGACGAGCCGTCGATGCTGTCGCTGCTGCAGGACCGGCAGGGCTTCATGTGGATCGGCACGCACGTCAACGGCCTGTACCGCTACAACGGCTACCAGGCGGTGCGCTATGCGAGCCGCAGCAACGATGCCGGCAGCCTGCCGCACGACCGCGTCTCGGCCCTTTTCGAGGACCGGCAGGGCCGCATCTGGGCCGGCACGCAGAACGGCCTGGCCCGCTTCAATCCGGAGACCAACAACTTCACCACCTTCGTCGCCGCCACGGGGCCGAAAAACCGCGGCATCATCAAGGCCATCGTGTCCGACGGCAAGGACGGCATGTGGATCGCCAGCTGGGGCGGCCTGCAGCACTTCGATCCGGCGACGGGCAAGTTCGAGGTCTACGCGCACGATCCGGCCCAGCCCGGCAGCCTTGCCACCAACGACATCAATGCGGTGGCGCTTGACGCCAAAGGGGGCGTGTGGGCAGCCACCTGGCCGGGTGGGCTGGATTACCTGCCGCCCGGCGGGAAGAGTTTTGTCCATTACAAGCTGGACGAGTCGGAGCGCCCCGACCCGCGCCGCAATATCGTGCGGGCGCTGCAGTTCGACCGTGCCGGCGCCCTGTGGATCGGCACGGAAAGCGGCGCACTGCGCTGGGACGCCGGCACGCCGTGGTCCGCCCGCCGGGTGCTGGCGACGCCGAACAGCCGCGTCAACAGTTTTTATATCGACCGGCAGAACACCTTGTGGGCGACGACGCTGTCGGCCGGCCTGCTCCGGTGGGACGCGCGCGCGGAACGCTTCAGCCAGTTCTCGCACAACCAGAGCGACCCGTTCTCGCTGCCCGGCGACAACCTGCGTGCCCTCGCCCAGGACCGCGGCGGCATGCTGTGGGTGGCGTCCTTCACCGACGGGATCAGCCTCGTCAACCTGAACAGCGCCGGCTTCACGCGCTACGTGCCGCACAGCGCCGACCTGACGGGCACGCCAGGCACAAATGCCGTGCTCAGCATCGCACCTGCGCCGGACGGCAAGCTCTGGCTCGGTGGCAATGCCGGCATCAGCCTGTTCGATCCGTCCGACAACAGCGTCGTGCGCCGCTATGTGTCCGACCCGGGGCAGCCGGGCAGCCTGAGCCAGAACATCGTCTACTGCCTGTACCAGGATCCGGACGGACCGCTGTGGGCCGGCACGTCCAACGGCCTGAACCGGCTGGACCGCCCCGACGGCAAGTTCACGACCGTCCACTTCGGCGACACGGCCAGCGACTACATCAATGCCATCCACCCGGGCCGCGATGGCGTGCTGTGGCTGGCTACCGGCAACAGCCTGATCCGCTACCTGCCCGCCAGGGGCACGTGGAAAATCTACCGCAACGATCCGGCCGACCCGGATACCCGCAGCGTCAACGGCACGTCGTCCGTGCTGGAAGACCGTGCCGGCCGCGTGTGGATGGGCTCGGAATGGAACGGTGGCGGCCTCGACATGCTGGACCCGGCCACGGGCAGGTTCCGCCACTTCGTCCAGCAGCCGGGCGCGGACAGCCTGGCCGACGACAACGTCACCAGCCTGCACGAGGATGCGCTGGGCCGCATCTGGGTCGGCACCGCCAAGGGCCTGCAGCAGGTCGTCGAGCACGGCGAGCGGATCGGCTTCCGCTCTTACCTGGATGCGACGCAAGGGGCCAAGGTCCTGTCGATCCGTAACGACCTGGACGACAAACTGTGGGTCAGCACGATCGCGGGCCTGTACCGGATCGACCCCGCCACGGGCAAGTCGCTGCAGTACACGGCGGCGGACGGCATGACGGACGGCTTCACGATCAATTCGTCGGCCGCGGGAACCGACGGCCTGCTGTACTTCGGCGGCGTGCACGGCATGACGGCAATCGCACCGCGCGACGTGCGCAGCCCGTCCGTGGCGCCGCAGGTGGCGATCACGGACATCAAGGTCTACAACCATTCGCTCGCCGCGCCGATACCCCATCCCGGCGTGACGCTTGATGGCGCCGTGACTTCACCGCGCGCGCTGACCCTGGCGCCGCCGGCGGCGGGCTTCTCGATCGAATTCGCCGCGCTGCACTACACGGAGCCGGGCCTGAACCGCTATGCCTACCGGCTCGAAGGCTTCGACGACGGCTGGGTCGAAACGGATGCCACCCGCCGCGCCGCGACGTACACCAACCTGGATCCGGGCCGCTATGTCTTCCGCGTCAAGGCGTCCAATCACCGCGGCGTATGGAATGAGGAACCGACGACGCTGGTCGTCACCATCACCCCGCCGTTCTGGGAGACGTGGTGGTTCCGCGCGACCGCCGGCCTGCTGGCCTGCGCGCTGCTGTGGGCCCTGTACTACTGGCGCGTGCGCCGTTTGACGCAGCTGCAGCTGGCGCTGGAGCGCGTGGTGGCGCAGCGCACGGCCGAGCTGGAACAGTCGAACCTGAAGCTGGCCGCGCTGTCGATGACGGACGGCCTGACGGGCATCACCAACCGGCGCGGGTTCGACACCCAGCTGGAAACGGAGTGGCGCCGCGCCGCCCGCACGGGCCAGCCCGTGGCACTGCTGATGCTGGACGTGGATTACTTCAAGAAGTACAACGACCGTTACGGCCACGTGGCCGGCGATGCCTGCCTGCGCACCGTGGCCACACTGCTGACGCGCCACGCACGCCGTACAACGGACCTGGCGGCCCGCTATGGCGGCGAGGAATTCGTGCTGCTGTCGGGGGCGACGGAGCGCGAGCACGCTCTGGAGACGGCGCAGGCCATCTGCACGGAACTGGCGGACCTCGCCGTCGAGCACGACGAGTCGCCGTTCGGCCACGTCACCATCAGCATCGGCGTGGCCGTGCTGGTGCCGCAGGAAGGCAGCGATGCGGACGACCTGGTACGCCGCGCCGACCGGGCCCTGTACCGCGCCAAGATCCGTGGCCGCAACCAGGCCATGCTCGCCCAGGATGAGTAACGTGGGCAGTACCATCGCTACGCCGGCAGCCGATCCGCAACCCGTGCCGCCGGCCCCGCCGGACCCTGAAGACTGCTGCCGCAGCGGCTGCGCCGTCTGCGTATTCGATCTGTATAACGAAGCGCTGGAGCGCTACGAGGCCGCGCTGGCGGCGTGGCTGGCGCGGCATCCGGAGTAAAGCCGCGCTGGCGCGATGTGGGATTCTGCGCCACCTGAATACTCCGAGGAGTTCCAGGCGGTGGCGCAGTGGGCCCTGTCAGGCCAGCGCTTCCTTCGCCGCCTCTTCCGGCGTCAGGTCGGCGCAGTACTGGTCGGTGAACCAGTCGATCTGCTCTTCGATATGATCCTGCGCTTCCCGCACGGTGGCGCCACCGGCGACCAGAAAGCCTTCCACTTCGGTACACCACTGGATGAACGCCAGCGACTCTTCATCCAGCTCTTCTTTCTTGGCCATACGATTTCCCTTCCTGTTGCAAAGCAGCCGATTTTACCGTAGCCGGGACGGGGACCTGTCCCGGCCCTTCAGCCGTCCGCTTCAAAACGTCTCCCACTGATCCGCCTGCGGGTCCGCCCGCGCCGCCGAATTGCCCAGCGAAGGCCGCGGCGCAGGCTTCGGTCCCGGGTGCACGACCCTTGGCGCCGATGTAGCCACCACGGCACCGGCGTGCCGGTTCGGGGGCGCCGGCTGGGCAGCTGCCATCATGCTCGCATCCACCCGGAACACGCTGACAATCTGCGCCAGCTGCGCGGCCTGCTGCTGCATCGCTTCGGCGGCCGCCGCCGACTGCTCTACCAGCGCGGCGTTCTGCTGCGTGGTCTGGTCCATCTGCACGACTGCACGGTTGACCTGCTCGATGCCGGCACTTTGCTCGCTGCTGGCCACCGTGATCTCGCTCATGATGTCCGTCACGCGGGTGATGCCGGCCACGATCTCCTGCATCGTGCTGCCGGCCTCGTTGACGAGACGCGAGCCTGTTTCCACCTTGTCGACAGAATCGTTGATCAGCCCCTTGATATCCTTGGCTGCCGCCGCCGAGCGCTGCGCCAGGTTGCGCACCTCGCTGGCGACAACGGCAAAGCCCCGCCCCTGCTCGCCCGCGCGCGCGGCCTCGACAGCGGCGTTCAGCGCCAGGATGTTGGTCTGGAACGCGATACCGTCAATGACGGAAATGATGTCGACGATCTTGCGGGACGCGTCGTTGATCGACGCCATCGTGCCCACCACTTCGCCCACGACGGCGCCGCCGCGCACCGCGATGCCGGACGCCGACTGCGCCATCTGGTTGGCCTGGCGCGCGTTGTCCGCGTTCTGGCGCACGGTGGACGTCAGCTCTTCCATCGACGATGCTGTCTCTTCGAGTGCACTGGCCTGCTGCTCGGTGCGGGCCGACAGATCCTGGTTGCCGGCCGCGATCTGGCGGGAGGCCGTGGCGATCGTCTCGGTGCCGGCGCGCACCTGGGCGACGAGCGACTGCAACTTGCCCGTCATGTCGCGCAGCGCCTCCATCAACTCGCCTGTTTCATCGCGCGAGCGCACGCCGATATCGCGCGTCAGGTCGCCCGACGCGACGGCCCGCGCCGCCTCCAACGCCTCACTCAGCGGGCGCGCGATCATGCGCGCCACCCACAACGCCAGCGTACTGCCCACGATCAGTGCCAGCAGCAGCAAGCCGATCGACAATGCCCGGGCTTCCCGATATTGCGCTTCCGCCGCCGCGCTGGCGCGCTCGCCGCCTTCCACGTTCATCTTGACGAGCTTTTCCAGCGCCGCGTTGGCGTCGCCCAGCACCCTGGCCGACGCGCCCGCCGCCGCGGCGCGTGCCTCCGCCTTCAGGTTCTGGCGCGACAGCCCGACCACCTTGTCGTGCTCCACCAGGAACAGCTGCCAGTTGCGGCTGAAGTCGTCGTAGATGGCCCGCTCTTCCGGGCTGGAGATCAGCTTCTCGTACGCCGCCGCAGTGATGCGCTGGCCCTCCAGCGTTTTCGCCATGCGTTCCTCGTACGTGGCCAGCGACTTCGGCACGTCCGTCAGCATGTGGGCCAGCTGCCAGCGGCGCAGTTCGCCCACGTCCGTGCGCAGCTGCATCACGGCGCGCACGCTGGGCATCCAGTTGGTGGCAAGGTTCGTGGACGCATCGTTAAGCCTGGACATCGAGCCGATGCTGGCGATGCCCATGATCAGCATCAGCAACTGCACGGCGCCGAAGGTGGCGATCAG
Encoded proteins:
- a CDS encoding DEAD/DEAH box helicase; translated protein: MSDFETPSASGVQPAAPAQVRFSDFGLSPDILRALTDQGYEHPTPIQAQAIPVVLQGRDVMGAAQTGTGKTAGFSLPIIQLLLAHASPSMSPARHPVRALILTPTRELAVQVAENVAAYSRHTPLRSTVVYGGVDMKPQTAILRNGVEIIIATPGRLLDHIEQKTVSLSQVQMFVMDEADRMLDMGFLPDLQRIINLLPKQRQNLMFSATFSAEIKRLANSFLNNPVTIEVARSNATADKVTQVVYKVSDENKREAVAHILRSRELKQVIVFSNTKIGASRLARGLEQEGMKASAIHGDKTQQERMAALESFKRGEIDVLVATDVAARGLDISDLPCVINYDLPYNAEDYVHRIGRTGRAGASGDAISIYTDKDERLLADIEKLIKQTIKRGELQGFTPSARGSEERSGERRPPRRGAEGERSSERGSSERSGSARPNGDRPDRGDRGGRPLPRRDKVDPWFLKPYEPSRAPSTLAAADVPAPQAKPKQKIAALLGGLPKE
- a CDS encoding ligand-binding sensor domain-containing diguanylate cyclase codes for the protein MHRPPFPAFLPVRLFALLLGILIVVLTATAALSQPAAPPTLRFKKLGPLGNDEPSMLSLLQDRQGFMWIGTHVNGLYRYNGYQAVRYASRSNDAGSLPHDRVSALFEDRQGRIWAGTQNGLARFNPETNNFTTFVAATGPKNRGIIKAIVSDGKDGMWIASWGGLQHFDPATGKFEVYAHDPAQPGSLATNDINAVALDAKGGVWAATWPGGLDYLPPGGKSFVHYKLDESERPDPRRNIVRALQFDRAGALWIGTESGALRWDAGTPWSARRVLATPNSRVNSFYIDRQNTLWATTLSAGLLRWDARAERFSQFSHNQSDPFSLPGDNLRALAQDRGGMLWVASFTDGISLVNLNSAGFTRYVPHSADLTGTPGTNAVLSIAPAPDGKLWLGGNAGISLFDPSDNSVVRRYVSDPGQPGSLSQNIVYCLYQDPDGPLWAGTSNGLNRLDRPDGKFTTVHFGDTASDYINAIHPGRDGVLWLATGNSLIRYLPARGTWKIYRNDPADPDTRSVNGTSSVLEDRAGRVWMGSEWNGGGLDMLDPATGRFRHFVQQPGADSLADDNVTSLHEDALGRIWVGTAKGLQQVVEHGERIGFRSYLDATQGAKVLSIRNDLDDKLWVSTIAGLYRIDPATGKSLQYTAADGMTDGFTINSSAAGTDGLLYFGGVHGMTAIAPRDVRSPSVAPQVAITDIKVYNHSLAAPIPHPGVTLDGAVTSPRALTLAPPAAGFSIEFAALHYTEPGLNRYAYRLEGFDDGWVETDATRRAATYTNLDPGRYVFRVKASNHRGVWNEEPTTLVVTITPPFWETWWFRATAGLLACALLWALYYWRVRRLTQLQLALERVVAQRTAELEQSNLKLAALSMTDGLTGITNRRGFDTQLETEWRRAARTGQPVALLMLDVDYFKKYNDRYGHVAGDACLRTVATLLTRHARRTTDLAARYGGEEFVLLSGATEREHALETAQAICTELADLAVEHDESPFGHVTISIGVAVLVPQEGSDADDLVRRADRALYRAKIRGRNQAMLAQDE
- a CDS encoding oxidoreductase-like domain-containing protein — protein: MGSTIATPAADPQPVPPAPPDPEDCCRSGCAVCVFDLYNEALERYEAALAAWLARHPE
- a CDS encoding methyl-accepting chemotaxis protein; its protein translation is MKWFHNLRIAPKLIATFGAVQLLMLIMGIASIGSMSRLNDASTNLATNWMPSVRAVMQLRTDVGELRRWQLAHMLTDVPKSLATYEERMAKTLEGQRITAAAYEKLISSPEERAIYDDFSRNWQLFLVEHDKVVGLSRQNLKAEARAAAAGASARVLGDANAALEKLVKMNVEGGERASAAAEAQYREARALSIGLLLLALIVGSTLALWVARMIARPLSEALEAARAVASGDLTRDIGVRSRDETGELMEALRDMTGKLQSLVAQVRAGTETIATASRQIAAGNQDLSARTEQQASALEETASSMEELTSTVRQNADNARQANQMAQSASGIAVRGGAVVGEVVGTMASINDASRKIVDIISVIDGIAFQTNILALNAAVEAARAGEQGRGFAVVASEVRNLAQRSAAAAKDIKGLINDSVDKVETGSRLVNEAGSTMQEIVAGITRVTDIMSEITVASSEQSAGIEQVNRAVVQMDQTTQQNAALVEQSAAAAEAMQQQAAQLAQIVSVFRVDASMMAAAQPAPPNRHAGAVVATSAPRVVHPGPKPAPRPSLGNSAARADPQADQWETF